A window of the Arachis duranensis cultivar V14167 chromosome 5, aradu.V14167.gnm2.J7QH, whole genome shotgun sequence genome harbors these coding sequences:
- the LOC107490992 gene encoding uncharacterized protein LOC107490992 encodes MGNCLLGGMSEPEGVIKVITANGGIMEFTAPVTVNFITNEFPGHAIFPSHDLFWKPLSSLDELEPGQSYYLLPISSNNNNKEAEEYPFATATASCSIVRQGHVRSRSVPTTPHPPPYRMSLDYQHQKGSGLLKTRRISKENFSCKKLTSKNSTSTNSSSCRFWKVKLAITPEQLLEILSQETRTKELMESVRIVAKCGGVSSCAGSAAASIVSEDWSHSSSGRSVNSSKIDALVLDI; translated from the coding sequence ATGGGAAACTGCTTGTTAGGGGGAATGTCAGAACCTGAAGGAGTAATCAAAGTGATAACAGCAAATGGTGGCATCATGGAATTCACTGCACCAGTAACAGTGAATTTCATCACCAATGAGTTCCCAGGGCATGCCATTTTCCCAAGCCATGACCTCTTCTGGAAGCCATTGTCTTCATTAGATGAGCTTGAACCAGGTCAGTCATACTACTTGCTCCCAatcagcagcaacaacaataacaaagaaGCTGAAGAATACCCTTTTGCCACGGCCACGGCCAGCTGCAGTATCGTCCGGCAAGGTCACGTCCGCTCTCGCAGTGTTCCTACAACTCCTCATCCTCCTCCATATAGAATGTCATTGGACTATCAGCACCAAAAAGGATCAGGGTTGctcaaaacaagaagaatttCCAAAGAAAACTTCTCTTGCAAGAAACTGACTAGTAAGAACAGTACTAGTACTAATAGCAGTAGCTGTAGGTTCTGGAAAGTGAAGCTGGCGATTACGCCGGAGCAGTTGCTGGAGATTTTGTCACAAGAGACTAGGACCAAGGAGTTGATGGAGAGTGTGAGGATTGTGGCAAAATGTGGTGGGGTTTCATCTTGTGCAGGTTCTGCAGCAGCAAGCATAGTTTCTGAAGATTGGAGCCATTCAAGCAGTGGTAGAAGTGTTAATTCCTCTAAGATTGATGCTTTAGTACTAGACATTTAA